A window of the Helianthus annuus cultivar XRQ/B chromosome 4, HanXRQr2.0-SUNRISE, whole genome shotgun sequence genome harbors these coding sequences:
- the LOC110936080 gene encoding keratin-associated protein 19-2 isoform X1 — protein MPNRNHNDDDDDIGLLWKLPVVYSNKLGKLGPAFGLGAGCGVGFGVGMIGGAGLGPGIPGLQVGFGFGAGCGIGLGFGYGAGRGIAYDENRKHSNVGKFSVGPAVFLRMRLVF, from the exons atGCCTAACCGGAACCACAACGACGACGATGACGACATAGGCTTGCTATGGAAGCTGCCGGTGGTGTACTCAAACAAACTGGGTAAACTCGGTCCCGCTTTTGGCCTCGGCGCCGGTTGCGGTGTCGGTTTCGGCGTTGGAATGATCGGAG GTGCAGGGTTAGGGCCCGGAATCCCAGGCTTGCAGGTGGGCTTTGGATTTGGTGCTGGATGTGGAATTGGTCTAGGGTTCGGCTATGGGGCAGGAAGGGGCATTGCTTATGACGAGAATCGTAAACACTCCAATGTCGGGAAGTTTTCAGTGGGCCCGGCAGTCTTCCTCA GGATGAGATTGGTCTTTTGA
- the LOC110936080 gene encoding keratin, type II cytoskeletal 3 isoform X2, which translates to MPNRNHNDDDDDIGLLWKLPVVYSNKLGKLGPAFGLGAGCGVGFGVGMIGGAGLGPGIPGLQVGFGFGAGCGIGLGFGYGAGRGIAYDENRKHSNVGKFSVGPIGLLIEEVVVNTKKLIKATHREVEKWRRY; encoded by the exons atGCCTAACCGGAACCACAACGACGACGATGACGACATAGGCTTGCTATGGAAGCTGCCGGTGGTGTACTCAAACAAACTGGGTAAACTCGGTCCCGCTTTTGGCCTCGGCGCCGGTTGCGGTGTCGGTTTCGGCGTTGGAATGATCGGAG GTGCAGGGTTAGGGCCCGGAATCCCAGGCTTGCAGGTGGGCTTTGGATTTGGTGCTGGATGTGGAATTGGTCTAGGGTTCGGCTATGGGGCAGGAAGGGGCATTGCTTATGACGAGAATCGTAAACACTCCAATGTCGGGAAGTTTTCAGTGGGCCCG ATTGGTCTTTTGATCGAGGAGGTTGTCGTAAACACCAAGAAGCTGATCAAAGCAACTCACAGAGAAGTTGAAAAGTGGAGACGGTATTAG
- the LOC110933173 gene encoding putative wall-associated receptor kinase-like 16: MSIIHRDVKSANILMDENYTAKISDFGSSILIPVNHDQFTTHVEGTLGYMDPEYIYTRQVTDKADVYAFGVVLTELLTGKKPFDRQRDEDDIRLSTYFVKETNENRLRESVDPQVLEEATDEQLSAACDLVHRCLDPLRGNRPSMQEVTMELETIRKMG, from the coding sequence ATGTCCATCATACATAGAGATGTGAAGTCTGCTAACATTTTGATGGACGAAAACTACACCGCAAAAATTTCAGATTTTGGCTCCTCGATATTAATCCCTGTGAATCATGATCAATTCACTACACATGTTGAAGGGACGTTAGGTTACATGGATCCTGAGTATATCTATACACGTCAAGTTACAGATAAGGCTGATGTGTATGCCTTTGGAGTGGTTCTCACAGAACTCTTGACCGGAAAAAAACCCTTTGATAGGCAAAGAGATGAAGATGATATAAGACTCTCAACATATTTTGTGAAGGAAACCAACGAAAATCGATTGCGTGAGAGTGTTGATCCTCAAGTTTTAGAGGAGGCAACTGATGAGCAGCTAAGTGCAGCATGTGACTTGGTACATAGATGCCTTGACCCCTTACGTGGGAACAGACCTAGCATGCAAGAAGTTACAATGGAGCTTGAAACAATAAGGAAGATGGGTTAG